Proteins encoded together in one Pseudomonas sp. TCU-HL1 window:
- a CDS encoding IS110 family transposase codes for MTISPSQEDMMGVVVGIDIAKHTFDIATLQANGKYRTKAKLGNDQGGFEVLQQWLSKYAEPQAWVVMEATGIYHEALAQWLYERGYKVCVLNPSQTARYASSQLQRVKTDKVDAKMIAEYGRRHQDKLRAWEPEKPKIRRLRALTHRLKDLQELEQMEQNRLDVTHDDKAIELIQSMLKHIRQQIQDTLAAIEKHFDDNDDLKGQRNLLKSIDGIADRTAGLLLAELGDIQRFEDSRAVTAFAGLNPKLQDSGTLKGHVRISRMGSARLRAGLYLPAVVSLTYNPAIRALAERMRSAGKAGKQIVCAAMRKLLCIAYGVLKSGEPFDPKLAIAK; via the coding sequence GTGACGATCAGCCCTTCACAGGAGGACATGATGGGAGTTGTTGTCGGCATTGATATTGCCAAGCACACATTCGATATCGCCACCTTGCAAGCCAACGGCAAGTACCGCACCAAGGCCAAGCTGGGCAATGACCAGGGCGGCTTCGAAGTTTTGCAGCAGTGGTTGAGCAAGTACGCAGAGCCGCAGGCCTGGGTCGTGATGGAAGCGACAGGTATTTACCACGAGGCCCTTGCCCAATGGCTGTACGAACGGGGTTACAAGGTCTGCGTGCTAAACCCTAGCCAGACGGCGCGTTACGCCAGTAGCCAGTTGCAGCGCGTGAAGACCGACAAGGTCGATGCCAAGATGATTGCAGAGTACGGCCGCAGGCATCAGGACAAGCTGCGTGCCTGGGAGCCTGAAAAGCCGAAGATTCGCCGCCTCAGAGCACTTACGCACCGCCTGAAAGATCTTCAGGAGCTGGAGCAGATGGAGCAAAACCGTCTGGATGTGACGCATGATGACAAAGCTATTGAATTGATTCAGTCGATGCTCAAGCACATCCGCCAACAGATCCAGGACACGCTGGCGGCGATCGAAAAACACTTCGACGACAACGATGATCTCAAGGGGCAACGGAACCTGCTCAAGAGCATCGATGGCATTGCAGACCGAACCGCGGGACTCTTGCTGGCCGAGCTTGGCGATATCCAGCGCTTTGAGGACAGTCGAGCGGTCACCGCCTTTGCAGGACTGAACCCGAAGTTGCAAGACTCAGGCACGCTCAAGGGCCATGTTCGTATCTCGCGGATGGGCTCTGCCAGGTTGCGCGCAGGACTCTATCTGCCAGCCGTCGTATCCCTGACCTACAACCCAGCTATCCGCGCGCTGGCCGAGCGCATGCGCAGCGCCGGTAAGGCCGGCAAACAGATCGTCTGCGCAGCCATGCGCAAGCTGCTATGCATCGCTTATGGCGTGCTTAAATCAGGCGAGCCGTTTGATCCCAAACTGGCTATTGCGAAGTAA
- a CDS encoding DUF3820 family protein: MNPEDLLLLVTREMPYGKYKGRVIADLPGHYLNWFAREGFPKGEIGRLLMLMQEIDHNGLKPLLEPLRKRQPRF; the protein is encoded by the coding sequence ATGAACCCCGAAGACCTGCTGCTCCTGGTCACCCGCGAGATGCCCTACGGCAAGTACAAGGGCCGCGTGATTGCCGATCTTCCCGGGCACTACCTCAACTGGTTCGCCCGCGAGGGGTTCCCCAAGGGCGAGATCGGGCGGCTGCTGATGCTGATGCAGGAGATCGACCACAACGGGTTGAAGCCGTTGCTGGAGCCGTTGCGCAAGAGGCAACCGCGCTTCTGA
- a CDS encoding putative bifunctional diguanylate cyclase/phosphodiesterase, whose product MLTGSYDYSLVLISLLVAILASYTALDLAGRVTSSQGRGAVLWIAGGAIAMGIGIWSMHFIGMLAFSLPIPLGYDLPLTLLSLLIAVLVSGFALWLVSQPEQPLWQLLCGAVAMGAGISSMHYLGMHAMRMVPGIDYDPGLFYLSLAIAVAASGAALWIAFRLRHDTPFVRLARVGAALVMGVAIVGMHYTGMAAANFPLGSFCAAAITGLDSRWLASLVIVVTLAVLAIALLTSVLDARLEARTAQLTDSLAQANQELTHLALHDNLTQLPNRTLLEDRIDQAILKVARNGGGFGLLFMDLDGFKPINDAFGHHVGDLLLRDVAQRLREHLRAEDTLARIGGDEFVLLASLGEPNDAVNLASQLVALVGTAFEVEGQELRVSTSVGIALYPGDGTNRQELLVNADAAMYHAKGAGKNGYSFFEQSMNTNARNHLQLLHDLRQALDANELVLHYQPKFAASDSRQVIGAEALLRWQHPRRGLLMPDQFIELAEKTGLIIPIGNWVLEKACRQMSQWYAEGHRDWRVAVNLSALQFSHAGLVGSVQAALERYALPANCLTLEITETTAMQDADSSLAILRQLAEMGVDLSIDDFGTGYSSLLYLKRLPANELKIDRGFVRDLERDSDDAAIVSAIVALGQALDLRIVAEGVETESQQAFLTGLGCDSLQGFLFGKPVPADQFMVGVEALA is encoded by the coding sequence ATGCTCACGGGCAGCTACGACTACTCCCTTGTTCTCATTTCCCTGCTGGTCGCCATCCTGGCGTCCTACACGGCGCTGGATCTCGCCGGGCGGGTGACCAGCAGCCAGGGACGTGGCGCCGTACTGTGGATTGCAGGCGGTGCCATCGCCATGGGCATCGGCATCTGGTCGATGCACTTCATAGGCATGCTCGCGTTCAGTCTGCCCATTCCCTTGGGCTACGACCTGCCGCTGACGCTGTTGTCCCTGCTGATCGCCGTGCTGGTATCCGGCTTCGCCCTGTGGCTGGTGAGCCAGCCCGAGCAGCCGCTCTGGCAGTTGCTCTGTGGTGCCGTGGCCATGGGCGCCGGGATCAGCTCCATGCATTACCTGGGCATGCACGCCATGCGCATGGTGCCGGGCATCGACTATGACCCCGGCCTGTTCTACCTCTCTCTGGCCATCGCGGTGGCCGCTTCCGGCGCGGCGTTGTGGATCGCCTTCCGCCTGCGCCACGACACTCCCTTCGTGCGCCTGGCTCGGGTCGGGGCGGCGCTGGTGATGGGCGTGGCCATCGTTGGCATGCACTACACCGGCATGGCGGCTGCCAACTTCCCGCTGGGCAGCTTCTGCGCCGCCGCCATCACCGGGCTCGACAGCCGCTGGCTGGCCAGCCTGGTCATCGTCGTCACCCTGGCGGTGCTGGCCATCGCCTTGCTCACATCGGTTCTGGACGCTCGCCTGGAAGCGCGAACCGCCCAGCTCACCGATTCCCTGGCGCAGGCCAACCAGGAACTGACCCACCTGGCCCTGCACGACAACCTCACCCAGCTGCCCAACCGCACGCTGCTGGAAGACCGCATCGACCAGGCCATCCTCAAGGTCGCGCGCAACGGCGGCGGCTTCGGCCTGCTGTTCATGGACCTGGACGGCTTCAAACCGATCAACGATGCCTTCGGCCACCACGTAGGCGACCTGCTGCTGCGGGACGTGGCCCAGCGACTGCGCGAGCACCTGCGGGCGGAAGACACCCTGGCGCGCATTGGCGGCGATGAGTTCGTGTTGCTGGCCAGCCTCGGCGAGCCGAACGATGCCGTGAATCTCGCCAGCCAACTCGTGGCGCTGGTGGGCACTGCCTTTGAGGTGGAGGGCCAGGAGCTGCGGGTCTCCACCAGCGTTGGCATCGCGCTGTATCCTGGCGATGGCACGAACCGCCAGGAACTGCTGGTGAACGCCGACGCCGCGATGTACCACGCCAAGGGTGCGGGCAAGAACGGCTACAGCTTCTTCGAACAGTCGATGAACACCAATGCTCGCAACCACTTGCAACTGCTGCACGACCTGCGCCAGGCGCTGGATGCCAACGAACTGGTGCTGCATTACCAGCCCAAGTTCGCGGCGAGCGACAGCCGCCAGGTAATCGGCGCCGAGGCGCTGCTGCGCTGGCAGCATCCGCGGCGTGGCTTGCTGATGCCCGACCAGTTCATCGAACTGGCGGAAAAGACCGGCCTGATCATCCCTATCGGCAACTGGGTGCTGGAAAAGGCCTGTCGCCAGATGAGCCAGTGGTACGCCGAAGGCCATCGCGACTGGCGGGTGGCGGTCAACCTCTCGGCGTTGCAGTTCAGCCATGCGGGCCTGGTCGGCAGTGTGCAGGCGGCCCTGGAACGGTACGCGCTGCCGGCCAACTGCCTGACCCTGGAAATCACCGAGACCACCGCCATGCAGGACGCCGATAGCAGCCTGGCAATCCTTCGCCAACTGGCCGAGATGGGCGTGGACCTGTCCATCGACGACTTCGGCACCGGCTATTCCAGCCTGCTGTACCTCAAGCGGCTGCCGGCTAACGAGCTGAAGATCGATCGTGGTTTCGTCCGCGACCTGGAACGCGACAGCGACGACGCGGCAATCGTCTCGGCCATCGTTGCCCTCGGCCAGGCGCTGGACCTGCGCATCGTCGCCGAAGGCGTGGAGACCGAATCCCAGCAGGCGTTCCTCACCGGCCTTGGGTGCGATTCCCTGCAGGGCTTCCTGTTCGGCAAGCCGGTTCCGGCGGACCAGTTCATGGTCGGAGTCGAGGCACTGGCCTGA
- a CDS encoding DUF190 domain-containing protein, with protein sequence MKGYQLTLYTQQNRRHQGKMLADWIVALAMEMGLRGATLVSGIEGFGHTRHFHSHHFFEMADQPMLILMALSEDECDALFKRLDEEGVPLFYVRVPAEFGALGAPVDA encoded by the coding sequence ATGAAAGGCTACCAACTTACCCTCTACACCCAGCAGAACCGCCGCCACCAGGGCAAGATGCTGGCCGACTGGATTGTCGCCCTGGCCATGGAAATGGGCCTGCGCGGTGCCACCCTGGTGTCCGGGATCGAGGGCTTTGGCCATACCCGGCATTTCCATTCCCACCATTTCTTCGAAATGGCCGACCAGCCGATGCTGATCCTCATGGCCCTGAGCGAAGACGAGTGCGATGCGTTGTTCAAGCGCCTGGACGAGGAGGGTGTGCCCCTGTTCTACGTCAGGGTGCCGGCCGAGTTCGGCGCGCTGGGCGCACCGGTGGATGCCTGA
- a CDS encoding cytochrome C, with amino-acid sequence MRYLLITGLMCAMAAPLALARAIPDPAQKHAPGNEALQKPIAQAGYSTPVNYQLQCAGCHLGDGTGSKANDTPKMKDFVGNFLKVEGGREFLVRVPGMSQSALNNAQLADLLNWLMRKDGMAGKSVPDSYQPYTEAEVAAVRKVALLNLPDTRAGLIRQMREQGIAIDDGMDDAY; translated from the coding sequence ATGCGTTACCTGCTGATCACTGGACTGATGTGCGCCATGGCGGCCCCGCTGGCCCTGGCCCGCGCCATTCCGGACCCTGCACAGAAGCACGCACCGGGCAACGAAGCACTGCAAAAGCCCATCGCCCAGGCCGGCTACAGCACCCCGGTGAACTACCAGCTGCAATGCGCTGGCTGCCACCTGGGTGACGGCACCGGCTCCAAGGCCAACGACACGCCAAAGATGAAGGACTTCGTCGGCAACTTCCTAAAAGTGGAAGGCGGCCGCGAATTCCTGGTTCGGGTGCCGGGCATGTCCCAGTCGGCGCTGAACAACGCCCAACTGGCCGACCTGCTCAACTGGCTGATGCGCAAGGACGGCATGGCCGGCAAGAGCGTGCCGGACAGCTACCAGCCCTACACCGAGGCCGAAGTGGCAGCGGTGCGCAAGGTCGCCCTGCTCAACCTGCCGGATACCCGCGCAGGCCTGATCAGGCAGATGCGCGAGCAAGGCATCGCCATCGACGATGGAATGGACGACGCCTACTGA
- the mauD gene encoding methylamine dehydrogenase accessory protein MauD, translating into MEALIVSNVLLWCLLIALAFAVMGLVRQIGVLHGRLAPAGALMVDKGVAVNEPAPKVTAADRNGRPVNFGYAGEKAQLLFFLSPTCPICKSLLPAIKSIAKDQADRLEVVYVSDGDMDAQQALIAEHKLEDATYVVGPEVGMTYQIGKLPYAALVDKAGVLRSKGLVNSREHLDSLFEAEHLGSATLQQYLHNHSHAHGAHNH; encoded by the coding sequence ATGGAAGCCCTGATCGTTTCCAACGTCCTGCTCTGGTGCCTCTTGATTGCCCTGGCCTTCGCCGTGATGGGCTTGGTTCGCCAGATTGGCGTGCTCCACGGCCGCCTGGCCCCGGCCGGTGCGCTGATGGTCGACAAAGGTGTCGCCGTCAACGAACCCGCTCCTAAAGTCACCGCCGCCGACCGTAACGGCCGCCCGGTGAACTTCGGTTATGCCGGCGAGAAAGCCCAGCTGCTGTTCTTCCTCTCGCCCACCTGCCCGATCTGCAAATCCCTGCTGCCAGCCATCAAGTCCATCGCCAAGGACCAGGCCGACCGCCTTGAAGTGGTCTACGTCAGCGACGGCGACATGGACGCCCAGCAGGCGCTGATCGCCGAGCACAAGCTGGAAGACGCCACCTACGTGGTCGGCCCGGAAGTGGGCATGACCTACCAGATCGGCAAGCTCCCCTACGCAGCACTGGTGGACAAGGCCGGTGTGCTGCGCTCCAAGGGCCTGGTGAACTCCCGCGAGCACCTGGACAGCCTGTTCGAAGCCGAACACCTGGGCAGCGCCACCCTGCAGCAGTACCTGCACAACCACTCGCACGCCCACGGCGCACACAACCACTAA
- a CDS encoding MFS transporter, which translates to MLASTTTHRIPRAVWALGFVSLFMDLSSELVHSLLPLYLVGSLGASMLAVGLIEGVAEATALIVKVFSGAISDFLGKRKGLLLLGYGLAALTKPLFPVAASADQVLFARLLDRIGKGIRGAPRDALVADIAPPEIRGACFGLRQAMDTVGAFLGPLLAILLMILLAGDIHLVLWFAVPPALVAVGLILVGVREPDAPPPGQRLRSPIHFRAWRSFSPAYWWVVGLGALFSLARFSEAFLVLRAQDAGFSATWVPLVMVVMAGFYMLSAYPAGKLSDRAGPTGLLAFSLALLLIADLLLAKADSPALLLAGVAFWGLHMGFSQGILATLVAHTTPSDLKGTAFGLFNLASGAALLVASVLAGWLWQQLGAASTFLAGAGFCVATLLLLALRRY; encoded by the coding sequence ATGCTCGCTTCCACCACCACTCACCGCATCCCACGCGCGGTCTGGGCGCTGGGTTTCGTCAGCCTGTTCATGGACCTCTCCTCCGAGCTGGTGCACAGCCTGCTGCCGCTCTACCTGGTGGGCAGCCTGGGCGCCAGCATGCTGGCCGTGGGGTTGATCGAAGGCGTGGCCGAAGCCACGGCGCTGATCGTCAAGGTCTTTTCTGGCGCCATCAGCGATTTCCTCGGCAAACGCAAGGGCCTGCTGCTGCTCGGCTACGGGCTTGCGGCACTGACCAAACCGCTGTTCCCCGTGGCCGCCTCGGCCGACCAGGTACTGTTCGCCCGCCTGCTGGACCGCATCGGCAAGGGCATTCGCGGTGCGCCCCGCGATGCCCTGGTGGCCGACATCGCGCCGCCGGAAATCCGTGGTGCCTGCTTCGGCCTGCGCCAGGCCATGGACACCGTGGGCGCCTTCCTCGGCCCGCTGCTGGCCATCCTGCTGATGATCCTGCTCGCCGGTGATATCCACCTGGTGCTCTGGTTCGCCGTCCCGCCGGCACTGGTAGCGGTTGGCCTGATCCTGGTTGGCGTACGCGAACCCGACGCCCCGCCGCCGGGCCAGCGCCTGCGCTCGCCCATCCATTTCCGCGCCTGGCGCAGCTTCTCACCGGCCTACTGGTGGGTCGTGGGCCTGGGCGCGCTGTTCAGCCTGGCCCGCTTCAGCGAAGCGTTCCTGGTCCTGCGGGCTCAGGATGCAGGCTTCTCCGCCACCTGGGTGCCACTGGTGATGGTGGTGATGGCGGGTTTCTACATGCTCTCGGCCTACCCCGCCGGCAAGTTGTCCGATCGCGCGGGTCCAACCGGGTTGCTGGCATTTTCCCTGGCGCTCCTGCTCATCGCCGACCTGCTGCTGGCCAAGGCCGATTCCCCAGCCCTGCTGTTGGCCGGTGTCGCCTTCTGGGGTCTGCACATGGGCTTCAGCCAGGGCATCCTCGCGACGCTGGTGGCACACACCACACCCTCGGACCTCAAGGGCACCGCCTTCGGCCTGTTCAACCTGGCCAGCGGCGCCGCTCTACTGGTCGCGAGCGTACTGGCAGGCTGGCTCTGGCAGCAGCTGGGGGCGGCCAGCACCTTCCTGGCGGGTGCGGGGTTCTGCGTGGCAACGCTCCTGTTGCTGGCGCTGCGTCGATACTGA
- a CDS encoding glucose 1-dehydrogenase, with product MSQTARTAIVTGASRGIGAAIARRLASEGIQVVVNYASRPESAEQVVEDIRRAGGRAYPVLADVSDPVAVAVLFDQTEMEFGAVDILINNAGVIQPGLVPLADTEMALYDRLFAVNTRGTFNTLKLAATHLRSGGRIVNLSSSVVGLSLPGYAIYAASKAAVETMSAIFARELRGRNISVNCVAPGPTATNLFLEGKPAELVERLTKQAPLERLGNPEDIANLVAFLVSPEGAWVNGQTLRVNGGII from the coding sequence GGCGCCGCGATTGCGCGACGCCTGGCCAGCGAGGGTATCCAGGTGGTGGTCAATTACGCATCACGCCCGGAGTCCGCCGAACAGGTGGTGGAAGACATCCGTCGAGCCGGCGGAAGGGCCTATCCGGTGCTCGCCGATGTCAGCGACCCGGTTGCGGTCGCCGTGCTCTTCGACCAGACGGAAATGGAATTTGGCGCTGTCGACATCCTGATCAACAACGCCGGGGTGATCCAGCCCGGACTGGTACCACTGGCCGACACCGAAATGGCCCTCTATGACCGCCTGTTTGCCGTCAACACGCGCGGTACCTTCAACACCCTCAAGCTGGCGGCCACGCACCTGCGCTCGGGCGGCCGCATCGTCAACCTGTCCAGCAGCGTCGTTGGGCTCAGCCTGCCGGGCTATGCCATCTACGCCGCGTCCAAGGCCGCAGTGGAAACCATGAGCGCGATCTTCGCCCGTGAACTGCGCGGCCGGAACATCTCGGTCAATTGCGTGGCACCGGGGCCGACGGCCACCAACCTGTTCCTGGAGGGCAAACCGGCGGAACTGGTGGAGCGCCTGACCAAACAGGCGCCCCTCGAACGGTTGGGCAATCCCGAAGACATCGCCAACCTGGTGGCCTTCCTGGTCAGCCCGGAAGGCGCCTGGGTGAATGGCCAGACGTTGCGGGTCAATGGCGGCATCATCTAA
- a CDS encoding extracellular solute-binding protein, protein MDTACGSSPDDQSGTIASEEAQVEIQVVDMRLPKEGAPVWFDMLAIPKGAKNPEDAHAFINYLLQPQVIAPVSDFVGYPNPNKDATALVNPEIRNNPNLYPTAEAQATLFTLLPLERNAERARTRAWTKLKSGT, encoded by the coding sequence GTGGACACGGCTTGCGGTTCCTCCCCCGATGATCAGTCGGGGACTATCGCCTCTGAGGAGGCTCAAGTCGAGATACAAGTGGTGGACATGCGCCTGCCCAAGGAAGGCGCGCCGGTATGGTTCGACATGCTGGCCATCCCCAAGGGCGCGAAGAACCCCGAAGACGCCCATGCCTTCATCAACTACCTGCTGCAGCCCCAGGTGATCGCCCCGGTCAGTGACTTCGTCGGCTACCCGAACCCGAACAAGGACGCCACCGCCCTGGTCAACCCGGAAATCCGCAACAACCCCAACCTCTACCCCACCGCCGAAGCCCAGGCCACCCTCTTCACCCTGTTGCCGCTGGAGCGCAACGCCGAGCGCGCCCGCACCCGCGCCTGGACGAAGCTGAAGTCGGGAACCTGA
- a CDS encoding MauE/DoxX family redox-associated membrane protein → MQPDPIFVIAAALAVAVILASAATHKLRAPARFANQVEDYQLLPRGLVRPVARVLPFIEVAVAFALLVPASRPVAALAAAVLLAGYAGAISINLWRGRRDIDCGCAGPEQAQPIRPVLLARNAVLLGLALVASLAPHSRELDVFDSFVVIASAAATLLIYAAADGLMANAPRLLKLIGR, encoded by the coding sequence ATGCAACCTGATCCCATCTTCGTCATCGCTGCCGCCCTTGCGGTAGCGGTGATCCTGGCCAGCGCGGCGACCCACAAGCTGCGTGCGCCGGCTCGCTTCGCCAACCAGGTGGAGGATTACCAGCTGCTGCCGCGCGGCCTGGTGCGCCCGGTCGCAAGGGTGCTGCCCTTCATCGAAGTGGCCGTCGCCTTCGCCCTGCTGGTGCCCGCCAGCCGCCCGGTTGCTGCACTGGCCGCCGCCGTGCTGCTGGCCGGCTATGCCGGGGCGATCTCAATCAACCTGTGGCGCGGCCGCCGCGACATCGACTGCGGCTGCGCAGGGCCCGAACAGGCCCAGCCGATCCGCCCGGTGCTGCTGGCCCGCAACGCCGTACTGCTGGGCCTGGCGCTGGTCGCCAGCCTTGCCCCTCACAGCCGCGAGCTGGACGTGTTCGACAGCTTCGTCGTGATCGCCTCCGCTGCCGCGACCCTGCTTATTTATGCCGCTGCGGATGGCCTGATGGCCAACGCTCCCCGTCTGCTCAAACTTATTGGAAGGTGA
- a CDS encoding LysE family translocator, which produces MAILLFLKSFLIGLSIAAPVGPIGLLCIQRTLSHGARIGFISGLGAATADACYGALGAFGIGAITRAFVALATPLALAGALFLAWMGLKMLRATPPERAASVGDPVLALPAFASVFLLTLSNPLTILSFVAIFATLSGGEPLSGADGGLMVLGVFCGSALWWLTLCLAVSRVRHRLGVRAMQWIDRGAGVCLLGFAAWQLVRVIAN; this is translated from the coding sequence ATGGCGATCCTGCTGTTTCTCAAGTCCTTCCTGATCGGCCTGTCCATCGCCGCCCCGGTGGGGCCCATCGGGCTGCTGTGCATCCAGCGCACCCTGAGTCATGGCGCGCGTATCGGCTTCATCAGTGGGCTGGGTGCGGCAACGGCAGACGCCTGCTACGGCGCGCTGGGCGCCTTCGGCATCGGTGCCATCACCCGCGCCTTCGTGGCGCTGGCCACCCCGCTCGCCCTGGCCGGCGCGTTGTTCCTGGCCTGGATGGGCCTGAAGATGCTGCGCGCCACGCCCCCCGAACGCGCCGCCAGTGTCGGTGACCCGGTACTGGCGCTGCCGGCCTTCGCTTCGGTGTTCCTGCTGACACTGAGCAACCCGCTGACCATCCTTTCCTTCGTTGCGATCTTCGCCACCCTGTCCGGCGGCGAGCCCCTGTCCGGCGCGGATGGCGGGCTCATGGTGCTGGGCGTGTTCTGCGGCTCGGCGCTCTGGTGGCTGACCCTCTGCCTCGCTGTGTCCAGGGTTCGCCACCGGCTGGGCGTTCGCGCCATGCAATGGATAGACCGCGGCGCAGGCGTCTGCCTGCTGGGATTCGCCGCCTGGCAGCTGGTTCGGGTGATTGCCAACTGA
- a CDS encoding methylamine dehydrogenase light chain, with protein MKLLDRLFERSTRHVADTTSRRKLLARLGSLMVAGAALPVLLPIDRTSKALAAEAPKAGDPGDPNSCDYWRYCSIDGFLCSCCGGSVTSCPPGTEASQVTWIGTCRNPADGKDYIISYNDCCGKHSCAQCACTRNDSEEPMYRPFNNNDVNWCLAAKSHIYHCTVSIIRGVAI; from the coding sequence ATGAAACTGCTAGACCGCTTGTTCGAGCGCTCCACGCGCCACGTTGCCGACACCACCTCGCGACGCAAACTCCTGGCCCGCCTGGGCTCGCTGATGGTCGCCGGTGCCGCCCTGCCGGTGCTGCTGCCCATCGACCGCACCAGCAAGGCCCTGGCCGCCGAAGCACCCAAGGCCGGCGACCCGGGTGATCCCAACAGCTGCGACTACTGGCGCTATTGCTCCATCGACGGCTTCCTGTGCAGCTGCTGCGGCGGCTCGGTCACCTCCTGCCCTCCGGGCACCGAGGCCTCCCAGGTGACCTGGATCGGTACCTGTCGCAACCCGGCCGACGGCAAGGACTACATCATTTCCTACAACGACTGCTGCGGTAAGCACAGCTGCGCCCAGTGCGCCTGCACCCGCAACGACAGCGAGGAGCCGATGTACCGTCCGTTCAACAACAACGACGTCAACTGGTGCCTGGCGGCCAAGTCGCACATTTACCACTGCACCGTCTCCATCATCCGCGGCGTCGCGATCTGA
- a CDS encoding amine dehydrogenase large subunit: MRITRILAQSTLALGVSLIGLGSANAELPADPGIGQTTLPFPPEPHRAYIVDVEFENFVAGRVTVVDPEKKKMLGMVSTGFAAPSTLSRDGKTLYTADLFYSRGTRGTRTDVLTAWDTSTLSPSWEVLIPTKRAETLTQRYALGASADDRFVYVYNFTPSTSVTVVDTKAKAVASEISIPGCVLNYPVGKRAFASLCGDGNLQVVRLSDEGKEISRSHTAFFDPNAEKLVERAYAVGDTYYFVSTTGTVRGVDFSGQSPKILPAWELVDQDTEKKAGWAPGGWQLITVAPKLNRLYVLMHDAHEPMKWEDPSPFVWVYDLKTHKRIGTLEAPNPIWSLHATTDDQPLLLGTNISGGLEVFDLKSGKHTGTMERIAKTPIQVLSH; encoded by the coding sequence ATGCGAATAACCAGGATCCTCGCCCAATCAACGCTGGCCCTGGGCGTCTCGCTCATCGGCCTCGGCAGCGCCAACGCCGAGCTGCCGGCCGATCCGGGCATCGGCCAGACCACCTTGCCCTTCCCGCCGGAACCGCACCGGGCCTACATCGTCGACGTGGAGTTCGAGAACTTCGTCGCCGGTCGCGTGACCGTGGTCGATCCGGAGAAGAAGAAAATGCTCGGCATGGTGAGCACCGGCTTCGCCGCGCCCTCGACCCTGAGCCGCGACGGCAAGACGCTCTACACCGCCGACCTGTTCTACTCCCGTGGTACCCGTGGCACCCGCACCGACGTGCTGACCGCGTGGGATACCAGCACCCTGTCGCCGTCCTGGGAAGTGCTGATCCCCACCAAACGCGCCGAAACCCTGACCCAGCGCTACGCCCTGGGCGCCAGCGCCGATGACCGCTTCGTCTACGTCTACAACTTCACCCCGTCCACTTCAGTGACCGTGGTCGATACCAAGGCCAAGGCAGTCGCCTCCGAAATCTCCATTCCCGGTTGCGTACTGAACTACCCGGTGGGCAAGCGCGCCTTCGCCTCCCTGTGCGGTGACGGCAACCTGCAAGTGGTGCGCCTGAGCGACGAAGGCAAGGAAATCTCCCGCAGCCACACCGCCTTCTTCGACCCTAACGCCGAGAAGCTGGTGGAACGCGCCTACGCCGTGGGTGACACCTACTACTTCGTCAGCACCACCGGCACCGTGCGCGGCGTGGACTTCTCCGGCCAGTCGCCGAAAATCCTCCCGGCCTGGGAACTGGTCGACCAGGACACCGAGAAGAAGGCGGGCTGGGCTCCGGGGGGCTGGCAGCTGATCACCGTCGCGCCCAAGCTGAACCGCCTCTATGTACTGATGCATGACGCCCATGAGCCGATGAAGTGGGAAGACCCGAGCCCCTTCGTCTGGGTCTATGACCTCAAGACCCACAAACGCATCGGCACCCTGGAAGCGCCGAACCCGATCTGGAGCCTGCACGCCACCACCGATGACCAGCCCCTGCTGCTGGGCACCAACATCAGCGGCGGCCTTGAGGTATTCGACCTGAAGAGCGGCAAGCACACCGGCACCATGGAACGCATCGCCAAGACGCCGATCCAGGTCCTCAGCCACTGA